In Woeseia oceani, one DNA window encodes the following:
- a CDS encoding peptidoglycan D,D-transpeptidase FtsI family protein, protein MSRGAETKQQTARRFVGRTVLVGTFFVFAAGSLVARAVHLQVFNKEFLNEQADTRHLRTERITAHRGAIMDRNGEALAISTPVDSIWANPQELAVAVDQVPQLANALDMDSQLLMRRITRSMNKEFLYLKRHLSPEQAHRVLALKLPGVNVIREYRRYYPAGEVAGHVLGFTSVDDDGQEGLELEFNHWLGGESGSKRVLKDRLGRSVENVESIRPPSPGKDLRTSIDLRLQYLAYRSLKSAIREFKANSGSIVILDVQTGEVLAMANQPSYNPNDRSQYSAERYRNRAITDIFEPGSSIKPLIISAALESGEYRANSLIDTSPGYVVVGAKRIEDRRNLGRVSLTTVLARSSNVGVTKVAMSLEPDQLWQTMTRFGLGSLTTSGFPGESAGLLTHFNHWRPISQATLAYGYGLSVTPLQLAHAYAAIGNGGIMRPVSLVALNEPPPGERVLSEDTALAVRRMMEEVVRPGGTGTKASVTGYRIAGKTGTAWKFTAGGYSQDRYLSIFAGLAPASDPRLAAVVIIDEPKGELYYGSDVAAPVFSDVMAESLRLLAVPPDAMPERAEGDGIMQAMSQ, encoded by the coding sequence ATGAGTCGCGGCGCAGAAACAAAACAGCAAACTGCCCGACGTTTCGTTGGCAGGACAGTACTGGTTGGCACGTTTTTCGTGTTTGCGGCCGGTTCGCTGGTTGCGCGCGCTGTGCATTTGCAGGTCTTCAATAAAGAGTTCCTCAACGAGCAAGCTGACACGCGCCATCTGCGCACAGAGCGAATCACGGCACACCGTGGCGCCATCATGGATCGCAATGGCGAGGCACTGGCGATCAGTACGCCGGTAGACAGCATTTGGGCGAATCCGCAGGAACTGGCTGTCGCTGTGGACCAGGTGCCGCAACTCGCAAATGCGCTGGACATGGATTCGCAACTGTTGATGCGACGCATCACGCGCAGCATGAACAAAGAATTCCTGTACCTGAAGCGGCACCTCAGCCCCGAGCAGGCGCACCGCGTACTCGCATTGAAGCTGCCCGGTGTGAACGTTATCCGCGAGTATCGTCGTTACTACCCGGCGGGCGAGGTTGCAGGGCACGTGCTTGGCTTCACCAGTGTCGATGACGACGGTCAGGAAGGCCTGGAGCTTGAGTTCAATCACTGGTTGGGTGGTGAGTCCGGTTCGAAGCGCGTCCTGAAAGACCGCCTGGGTCGCTCGGTCGAAAACGTCGAAAGCATTCGGCCGCCGAGCCCCGGAAAAGACCTGCGCACGAGTATTGACCTGCGCTTGCAGTACCTTGCGTACCGCTCCTTGAAAAGTGCGATCCGCGAGTTCAAAGCGAACTCCGGTTCAATCGTCATTCTGGATGTGCAAACAGGCGAAGTGCTGGCGATGGCAAATCAGCCGTCGTACAACCCCAATGACCGCTCGCAGTACTCTGCCGAACGCTACCGCAATCGTGCGATCACCGACATTTTCGAGCCCGGTTCCAGTATCAAACCGCTGATTATTTCTGCGGCATTGGAGAGCGGCGAATACCGTGCCAACAGTCTTATCGACACTTCGCCGGGCTATGTTGTCGTCGGTGCCAAACGCATCGAAGATCGACGCAACCTGGGCAGGGTCAGTTTGACCACGGTACTGGCACGCTCGAGTAACGTCGGCGTTACCAAGGTTGCGATGTCGCTGGAGCCGGATCAGCTGTGGCAGACGATGACCCGTTTCGGTCTCGGCTCTTTGACAACCAGCGGGTTTCCCGGTGAATCGGCAGGGTTGCTGACTCACTTCAACCACTGGCGCCCGATCAGCCAGGCAACGCTTGCGTACGGCTACGGACTGTCCGTTACGCCGCTGCAGCTTGCGCATGCTTACGCGGCCATTGGCAACGGTGGCATCATGCGCCCGGTCTCGCTTGTGGCGCTGAATGAACCGCCGCCGGGTGAGCGCGTCCTGAGCGAAGACACGGCACTGGCTGTGCGCCGCATGATGGAAGAAGTCGTGCGCCCGGGCGGTACCGGCACGAAAGCGAGCGTTACCGGCTACCGTATTGCGGGCAAGACCGGTACAGCCTGGAAATTCACGGCCGGTGGCTACTCACAGGATCGTTATCTGTCCATATTCGCCGGACTTGCGCCGGCCAGTGATCCGCGGCTGGCTGCTGTGGTCATCATTGATGAGCCGAAAGGCGAGCTGTACTACGGCAGCGATGTCGCCGCGCCCGTGTTCTCTGATGTCATGGCCGAATCATTACGCTTGCTTGCTGTGCCACCCGACGCGATGCCGGAACGCGCAGAGGGCGACGGCATCATGCAGGCGATGAGTCAATGA
- the ftsL gene encoding cell division protein FtsL, which translates to MAGTPSRPPVLLTLVFAMICVMSAVALIYTKHEARSQFVELERLTAERDELNIEWGQLQIEQSTWATHARIEQVAADELSLLRPKTAEIYVIERQ; encoded by the coding sequence ATGGCCGGTACGCCTTCGCGCCCACCTGTTTTGCTTACTTTGGTATTCGCCATGATTTGCGTGATGTCAGCGGTAGCGCTCATCTATACCAAACACGAAGCACGCAGCCAGTTCGTCGAGCTTGAAAGGCTGACCGCCGAACGTGACGAACTCAATATTGAATGGGGGCAGTTGCAAATTGAACAGAGCACCTGGGCTACGCACGCGCGTATTGAGCAGGTTGCCGCGGACGAATTGTCACTGCTACGACCAAAGACCGCTGAAATATACGTAATTGAACGCCAATGA
- the rsmH gene encoding 16S rRNA (cytosine(1402)-N(4))-methyltransferase RsmH: MTDGQASHVPVLLAPVLDGLNIQRNGSYVDGTFGRGGHSREILQQLGPDGRLLAIDRDPQAVSAAKALTSDPRFTMVKGDLADLEQIARENGILGQVDGLLFDLGVSSPQLDDAERGFSFRNDGPLDMRMDPTRGKSAAEWLATVDEKTLRAVLWEYGEERFAPRIASEVLRANKATPMTRTSELAAVVEACVPQRGQRRHPATKTFQALRIAVNNELGQLDSALAAIPAVLRAGGRACIISFHSLEDRRVKRFFRDMSREPEQYRGMPTIPEEFRPPMRVIGRAIKASEAEIAANVRARSARLRIAERI, from the coding sequence GTGACTGACGGTCAGGCTTCGCACGTACCAGTGTTGTTGGCCCCGGTTCTCGACGGGCTGAATATTCAGCGCAATGGCAGTTATGTCGATGGCACGTTTGGACGTGGCGGTCACAGCCGCGAAATTTTGCAACAACTCGGACCGGATGGACGACTGCTGGCAATCGATCGCGATCCGCAGGCAGTCAGTGCTGCAAAGGCACTAACTTCCGATCCGCGTTTCACAATGGTGAAGGGCGACCTTGCAGACCTTGAACAAATCGCACGTGAAAACGGAATCCTGGGCCAGGTGGACGGGCTGCTATTCGATCTCGGTGTCTCGTCCCCGCAGCTGGATGACGCGGAGCGCGGATTCAGCTTTCGCAACGACGGACCGCTGGATATGCGCATGGACCCGACCCGTGGAAAAAGTGCGGCCGAGTGGCTGGCAACAGTGGATGAGAAAACCTTGAGAGCGGTGCTTTGGGAATATGGTGAAGAGCGTTTCGCGCCGCGTATTGCGAGCGAAGTGCTGCGCGCGAACAAGGCAACACCAATGACACGGACGAGCGAGTTGGCGGCCGTGGTTGAAGCATGCGTTCCGCAACGCGGTCAGCGCAGGCATCCTGCCACCAAGACTTTTCAGGCATTAAGAATCGCAGTTAACAATGAGCTTGGGCAACTTGACAGTGCCTTGGCTGCGATTCCTGCGGTCCTGAGAGCGGGCGGCCGCGCGTGCATTATCAGTTTTCATTCGCTGGAGGATCGCCGGGTCAAACGCTTTTTTCGCGACATGTCGCGCGAGCCTGAGCAGTACCGTGGAATGCCGACGATACCTGAAGAGTTTCGTCCGCCCATGCGCGTTATCGGGCGCGCCATCAAAGCCAGCGAAGCGGAGATAGCCGCAAACGTTCGGGCGCGCAGTGCGCGTTTAAGAATTGCGGAGCGAATCTGA
- the mraZ gene encoding division/cell wall cluster transcriptional repressor MraZ: MFRGATKVTLDAKGRLAIPTRYRERIAARCDGQLVATVDRDHCVLIYPLQDWEDIERKLMRLPSLNEKARRLQRLMVGYATELELDGSGRILVSRELRDFASLERTAMLIGQGNKFELWDEATWNEKRDEWLREDDDGVLPAELESLSL; the protein is encoded by the coding sequence GTGTTTCGTGGAGCAACCAAAGTCACGCTCGACGCCAAAGGGCGTCTCGCCATTCCGACCCGGTACCGGGAACGGATTGCTGCGCGTTGCGATGGGCAATTGGTTGCCACCGTGGATCGGGATCATTGCGTACTCATTTACCCCTTGCAGGACTGGGAAGACATTGAGCGCAAGCTCATGCGTTTGCCAAGTCTGAACGAAAAAGCGCGCCGTTTGCAGCGTTTGATGGTGGGTTACGCGACTGAACTGGAGCTGGATGGCAGTGGCCGCATTCTGGTGTCGCGTGAGCTGCGGGATTTCGCAAGCCTTGAGCGAACGGCCATGTTGATTGGTCAGGGCAATAAATTCGAACTGTGGGATGAAGCAACCTGGAACGAAAAGCGGGATGAATGGCTGCGCGAGGATGATGATGGTGTGCTGCCAGCCGAACTCGAATCCCTGTCGTTGTAG
- the rsmI gene encoding 16S rRNA (cytidine(1402)-2'-O)-methyltransferase, which translates to MTDGTLFVVATPIGNLEDLSPRARQILREVELVASEDTRRTGRLLSHFGIRTAQVALHEHNEAAASERIIEALGEGRSVALVSDAGTPLISDPGYRLLRSAHDAGKTVSPIPGPSALVAALSVAGLATDRFCFEGFLPAKSHARRVRLTALKNEQRTLVFYEAVHRISATIADMRDILGATRDAFIGRELSKLHEQCVLAPLDNLAEKLAAGGIPAKGEFVIVVAGAPESVEPGGLDTDTLLRRLAPLMPPRQAAEIVAEASGQRRNAVYQRMLELTGHEAPKEPS; encoded by the coding sequence TTGACTGACGGTACCTTGTTTGTGGTTGCGACGCCCATCGGCAACCTTGAAGACCTGTCGCCTCGCGCGCGCCAGATTTTGCGCGAAGTCGAACTCGTCGCGTCTGAGGATACCCGCCGGACTGGTCGATTGCTATCGCATTTCGGCATCCGGACGGCGCAGGTAGCACTGCATGAACACAACGAAGCGGCTGCCAGCGAGCGCATTATTGAGGCGCTGGGCGAGGGCCGTTCAGTCGCTCTGGTCAGTGATGCCGGCACCCCTCTGATCAGCGATCCCGGCTACCGTTTGCTGCGCTCGGCACACGATGCTGGCAAAACGGTCTCCCCGATACCCGGCCCCAGTGCCTTGGTTGCCGCATTGTCGGTGGCCGGTCTGGCTACCGACCGGTTTTGTTTCGAGGGCTTTTTGCCGGCCAAAAGCCATGCTCGCCGAGTGCGCCTGACTGCACTCAAAAATGAACAGCGTACGCTGGTGTTCTACGAGGCCGTGCACCGGATCTCAGCGACGATTGCGGATATGCGCGACATTCTCGGCGCGACCCGGGATGCGTTTATCGGCCGCGAGCTGAGCAAACTGCACGAACAGTGTGTTCTGGCGCCACTGGATAATCTGGCGGAGAAACTGGCCGCTGGCGGTATTCCTGCCAAGGGCGAGTTTGTCATCGTGGTCGCCGGAGCGCCGGAATCTGTGGAGCCGGGCGGTCTTGACACAGACACCCTGTTGCGGCGCCTGGCGCCCTTGATGCCACCACGGCAGGCGGCAGAAATTGTGGCCGAAGCCTCGGGCCAGCGCCGTAATGCGGTTTATCAGCGGATGCTGGAGCTGACCGGTCACGAGGCGCCCAAAGAGCCCTCCTGA
- a CDS encoding penicillin-binding protein activator — MSNRVHKYSRLLLLLLSSAIFLGACATGGLPVNTAEGRAERMAESGNHEDAAAQYIGLATSAEGSERQRLTLLAIEQWLEAGDGRRARNALRRIEAPAGGELLWLWSSDAAALALWEGRPDDALALLEPLSRQPLSEARRLRVEALQADAWFQKGDPIRAIDLYRQRETWLSDSAEIQRNRERLWAGLLVSRPRNLRAAIDLSNDPEIRGWLALGALATSTGQQGVGWGNGVRRWQEDYASHPAMKLLATLDVPAVDQLGYPAQIALLLPLSGANASAGRAVQNGFLGAYFSAINELGSDQQVRVYDSAGGASAAYQRAVEDGAEFVVGPLLRNGVTAVATGGLLPVPVLTLNYLPDNLLAPPGLYQFALDPEDEAVSAAERALSDGHRRALALVPRNDWGRRLLESFGSAFESGGGVLLQARDYEPEKQDFAYEIENLMLLSQSHQRYERLRANIGGPLQYDPRRRQDAEFIFLAATGPAGRLLKSQLKFHYAGDLPIYSTSRIYAMDGRSNADLNGLMFADTPWLISPQPWIAELPALYNEHLPNERRMGRLHALGYDAWQLVGALFNARLDGMPEIDGASGRLYLDDNGRVHRRLAWARFERGEPVAIPLYGGLDRSLDQADDLTRMADPDEQVLRDDRGPGS; from the coding sequence ATGAGTAACAGAGTACACAAATACAGTCGCTTGCTGCTGTTGTTGCTATCCAGTGCCATCTTTCTCGGCGCTTGTGCAACCGGCGGCCTGCCCGTCAACACCGCTGAAGGCCGTGCCGAGCGCATGGCCGAAAGCGGCAATCACGAAGATGCCGCGGCGCAGTACATCGGTCTTGCGACGTCGGCTGAAGGCAGCGAACGGCAACGCCTGACCTTGCTGGCCATTGAACAGTGGCTGGAAGCCGGCGACGGACGTCGCGCCCGCAACGCATTGCGGCGAATTGAGGCGCCGGCCGGTGGCGAACTGCTGTGGCTCTGGAGCAGCGACGCGGCTGCGCTGGCCTTATGGGAGGGCCGCCCGGATGACGCGCTGGCCCTGCTGGAACCACTGTCTCGCCAGCCGCTGTCGGAAGCCCGGCGCTTGCGGGTTGAGGCGCTGCAGGCCGATGCCTGGTTTCAAAAAGGCGACCCTATCAGGGCTATAGACCTGTACCGGCAACGGGAAACGTGGCTCTCGGATTCAGCGGAAATCCAGCGTAATCGTGAACGTCTGTGGGCGGGCCTGCTGGTCAGTCGGCCACGTAATTTGCGTGCGGCAATAGACCTCAGCAATGACCCGGAAATTCGCGGCTGGCTGGCGCTCGGCGCATTGGCAACATCCACCGGCCAGCAAGGCGTGGGTTGGGGCAACGGCGTGCGTCGCTGGCAGGAAGACTATGCCAGCCACCCGGCAATGAAGTTGCTGGCTACTTTAGACGTGCCTGCGGTAGACCAGCTCGGGTATCCAGCTCAGATTGCGCTGTTGCTGCCTTTGAGTGGCGCCAACGCCAGTGCTGGACGCGCCGTGCAAAACGGCTTTCTGGGCGCCTATTTTTCGGCGATTAACGAACTGGGCAGTGACCAGCAAGTCCGCGTGTACGATTCGGCCGGCGGCGCATCGGCGGCGTATCAGCGTGCCGTTGAGGATGGCGCCGAGTTCGTGGTTGGTCCGCTGTTGCGCAACGGGGTGACAGCGGTCGCCACGGGCGGTCTGCTGCCGGTCCCCGTGCTGACACTGAACTACCTGCCTGACAATCTGCTGGCACCGCCCGGCCTTTATCAGTTCGCCCTCGACCCTGAAGATGAAGCAGTCTCCGCGGCGGAACGAGCCTTGAGTGACGGCCATCGCCGCGCGCTGGCACTGGTACCGCGCAATGACTGGGGGCGGCGTTTGCTGGAAAGCTTTGGTTCAGCCTTCGAGTCCGGCGGGGGCGTCCTGCTGCAAGCCCGGGATTACGAACCGGAAAAGCAGGACTTCGCTTACGAAATTGAAAACCTGATGCTGTTGTCGCAGAGCCACCAGCGCTATGAGCGTCTGCGGGCGAATATCGGTGGGCCGTTGCAGTACGACCCGCGCCGCCGTCAGGACGCGGAGTTTATTTTTTTGGCGGCAACGGGTCCGGCCGGCCGCTTGCTCAAATCCCAACTCAAATTTCACTACGCTGGCGACCTGCCCATTTATTCCACGTCGCGCATTTATGCCATGGACGGTCGCTCCAATGCGGATCTCAATGGCCTGATGTTTGCCGATACGCCCTGGTTGATATCACCGCAACCGTGGATAGCGGAACTGCCGGCCCTGTACAACGAACATTTGCCGAATGAACGGCGTATGGGTCGGTTGCATGCCCTTGGCTATGACGCATGGCAACTGGTTGGTGCACTGTTCAATGCGCGCCTTGACGGCATGCCGGAAATTGACGGCGCCAGCGGACGCCTGTACCTGGACGACAATGGCCGGGTGCACAGACGCCTCGCATGGGCGCGCTTCGAGCGGGGCGAGCCAGTCGCTATCCCACTGTACGGCGGCCTGGATCGCAGCCTCGATCAGGCAGATGACCTGACCCGAATGGCTGACCCCGATGAGCAGGTATTGCGGGATGATCGCGGCCCCGGCAGCTGA
- a CDS encoding YraN family protein, with protein sequence MPLPAHLKRGAEAENYALSWLRRHKLQCLARNIRSRFGEIDLVMEDGRTIVFVEVRYRGANNRLSAAQSVDHRKQHKLTLTASWYLARNPSLQHRPVRFDVVAIDGRSADRSALQWIKDAFRPGA encoded by the coding sequence GTGCCGCTGCCCGCACACCTCAAGCGCGGCGCGGAAGCGGAAAATTACGCGCTCAGCTGGTTGCGGCGACACAAACTGCAGTGCCTGGCACGCAATATCCGTAGCCGGTTCGGCGAAATTGACCTGGTCATGGAAGACGGTCGAACGATTGTCTTCGTGGAGGTACGCTACCGCGGCGCGAATAACCGCTTGAGCGCCGCACAAAGCGTCGACCACCGTAAACAACACAAGCTGACGCTCACCGCCTCATGGTACCTGGCCCGCAACCCGTCATTGCAACATCGCCCGGTCCGATTTGACGTGGTCGCAATTGACGGTCGGTCTGCCGACCGTTCCGCGCTACAATGGATCAAAGACGCCTTCAGACCTGGAGCATAG
- a CDS encoding phosphoheptose isomerase yields the protein MDLQARVREHFAESIRTKQAAESELAEPVTRAGQLMSQSLLNEGKILSCGNGGSAGDAQHFSSELLNRFEMERPGLPAMALTTDSSTLTSIANDYSYTDIFSKQVRALGRPADILLAISTSGNSENVCRAIDAAHERGMCVVALSGRDGGRMAELIGAQDVEIRVPAERTARIQEVHLLIIHCLCDVIDTTLLGSG from the coding sequence ATGGACCTGCAAGCACGCGTTCGCGAACACTTCGCGGAAAGCATTCGAACCAAACAGGCGGCTGAAAGCGAGCTCGCAGAACCCGTCACTCGCGCCGGGCAACTCATGAGTCAATCCTTGCTGAACGAGGGCAAGATTCTGAGTTGTGGCAATGGCGGGTCTGCAGGCGACGCTCAGCATTTCTCTTCCGAGCTGTTGAACCGCTTTGAGATGGAAAGACCGGGCCTACCCGCGATGGCCTTGACGACAGACTCGTCAACGTTGACATCGATTGCCAACGACTACAGTTACACTGACATTTTTTCCAAACAGGTACGCGCGCTTGGGAGACCGGCGGACATATTGCTGGCCATCTCAACCTCAGGCAATTCCGAAAACGTCTGCCGCGCAATCGATGCTGCTCACGAACGCGGCATGTGCGTCGTTGCATTGAGCGGGCGCGACGGTGGGCGTATGGCGGAATTGATAGGCGCGCAGGACGTCGAAATTCGTGTGCCTGCCGAACGCACGGCACGCATTCAGGAAGTTCACCTGCTGATCATCCACTGTCTGTGCGATGTCATTGACACCACCCTGCTCGGCAGCGGCTGA
- a CDS encoding ClpXP protease specificity-enhancing factor, which produces MSHPSRSKRPYLIRAMHEWMGDNGNTPHIVVDAGVDGVMVPAEHIKDGKIILNISHSAAHNLKLSNEAVSFRARFSGVPFDVWVPVGSVLGIYAKETGQGMIFSHGADQPEPPEPEPEQKEVPKGSRSHLKVVK; this is translated from the coding sequence TTGAGTCACCCGAGCCGCTCGAAGAGACCGTACCTCATCCGTGCAATGCACGAATGGATGGGCGATAACGGTAATACGCCGCACATAGTTGTCGATGCCGGTGTCGATGGCGTGATGGTGCCGGCCGAGCACATCAAGGATGGCAAGATCATCCTCAATATCAGCCATTCGGCCGCACACAATCTCAAACTATCCAACGAAGCTGTCAGTTTTCGGGCCCGCTTTTCCGGTGTGCCTTTCGACGTTTGGGTCCCGGTCGGATCGGTACTGGGGATTTATGCGAAAGAAACCGGGCAGGGCATGATTTTTTCGCACGGCGCCGATCAACCCGAACCGCCGGAGCCGGAACCGGAGCAGAAGGAAGTTCCGAAGGGCAGCCGCTCACACCTGAAGGTTGTGAAATAA
- a CDS encoding glutathione S-transferase N-terminal domain-containing protein, whose translation MAVIANRRSVMTLFSKPTCIHSHRTRLVLAEKNINIDIANVDGPDLPEDLMDLNPYHTVPTLVDRDLVLYDSRVIIEYLDERFPHPPLMPVDPVTRAQFRLALFRIETDWYQLAEQFEADGERKLGAKSKKLLRESILASVDLFAAGTYFLSEDFSLVDCSIAPILWRLPIYGIDLGSQAAPIEDYMKRVFERPSFQDSLTELEQEMRM comes from the coding sequence ATGGCAGTAATTGCCAATCGACGATCCGTGATGACGTTGTTTTCCAAGCCAACGTGCATCCACAGCCATCGCACGCGTCTCGTGCTTGCAGAAAAAAACATCAATATCGATATCGCCAATGTCGATGGTCCGGATCTTCCTGAAGATCTTATGGACCTGAATCCGTACCACACCGTGCCGACGCTGGTCGATCGCGATCTGGTGCTGTACGACTCGCGGGTGATTATCGAGTATCTGGACGAGCGGTTTCCGCATCCTCCGTTAATGCCCGTGGATCCGGTAACCCGAGCACAGTTTCGGTTAGCGCTGTTCCGCATTGAGACGGACTGGTACCAACTGGCCGAGCAATTCGAAGCCGATGGCGAGCGCAAGCTCGGCGCGAAGTCAAAGAAACTGCTGCGCGAAAGCATTCTGGCAAGCGTTGATTTGTTTGCAGCCGGCACCTATTTCCTCAGCGAAGACTTTTCGCTGGTTGACTGCAGTATTGCACCGATTCTGTGGCGTCTGCCGATCTACGGTATTGACCTTGGGTCGCAGGCTGCGCCGATTGAAGACTACATGAAGCGTGTATTTGAACGTCCGTCCTTTCAGGACAGCCTGACAGAGCTGGAACAGGAAATGCGGATGTAA
- a CDS encoding cytochrome c1, with the protein MLNKKGILVALSLLLWNSAGLAAGAEMALEKAGNDVDNIASLQRGARNFMNYCSGCHSAKYVRYKTIAKDLELSEDQVVNNLMFNAEKMFETIEVNMPEDDAKRWFGQVPPDLSLMARSKGTDYIFNFLRGFYLDASSPTGVDNLYLGGTSMPNVFWELQGLQKAVFSEDNSGGTPHFEHFEPVTAGALPTEAFDGFVRDTVNFLEYISEPVRSTRRVMGTWVLMFLIVFFVIASMLKKQIWKDVS; encoded by the coding sequence ACAGCGCAGGACTGGCTGCTGGTGCCGAGATGGCGCTGGAAAAAGCAGGCAACGATGTTGACAACATCGCGTCGTTACAGCGCGGCGCGCGTAACTTCATGAACTATTGCTCGGGCTGTCACTCGGCTAAATACGTACGCTACAAGACGATCGCCAAAGACCTTGAGTTGTCGGAAGATCAGGTCGTCAACAACCTGATGTTTAACGCAGAAAAGATGTTCGAGACGATCGAAGTCAATATGCCTGAGGACGATGCGAAACGCTGGTTCGGACAAGTGCCACCGGACTTGTCGCTGATGGCTCGCTCAAAGGGTACGGACTATATCTTCAACTTCCTGCGCGGCTTTTACCTGGACGCGAGCAGCCCGACAGGTGTTGATAACCTGTACCTGGGTGGCACCAGCATGCCCAATGTATTTTGGGAGTTGCAGGGCCTGCAGAAAGCGGTGTTCTCTGAGGACAACTCAGGCGGTACGCCGCACTTCGAGCATTTCGAACCAGTGACCGCCGGAGCCTTGCCGACCGAAGCGTTTGATGGGTTCGTCCGCGACACGGTTAATTTTCTTGAATACATCAGCGAGCCTGTGAGAAGTACCCGTCGAGTCATGGGTACCTGGGTGCTGATGTTCCTGATCGTATTTTTCGTCATTGCATCGATGCTCAAGAAGCAGATCTGGAAGGACGTCTCCTGA